One genomic segment of [Phormidium] sp. ETS-05 includes these proteins:
- a CDS encoding cadherin-like domain-containing protein: MTTSGTVIPTVIANAATDAAGNPSAASTSTDNIVTYNTIPTVSNISKTGDEDNIITFSAADFTSAFSDADGDSLNTIQITSLPANGTLLLNGVNVTLNQDIGADISSLTFTPTADYNGSTSFTWNGSDGSNYATPATVNLTINPVNNLTINPVNNLTINPVNDPPSFTATNPHPCKRRQRNANHHQLGNFQPQTG, from the coding sequence ATGACCACCAGCGGCACAGTCATCCCCACTGTTATTGCTAATGCTGCCACTGACGCCGCAGGCAACCCCTCAGCCGCCAGTACCAGTACAGACAACATCGTTACTTACAACACCATCCCCACCGTCAGCAACATCAGTAAAACCGGCGATGAAGACAACATCATCACCTTCTCCGCCGCCGACTTTACCAGTGCCTTCAGTGACGCCGACGGCGACAGCCTCAACACAATTCAAATTACCAGCCTTCCTGCCAACGGCACATTACTACTCAACGGTGTCAATGTCACTTTAAACCAAGACATCGGCGCCGATATCTCCAGCCTCACATTTACCCCCACCGCCGACTACAACGGTAGCACCAGTTTCACTTGGAACGGCAGCGATGGCAGTAACTACGCCACCCCCGCCACCGTAAACCTCACCATTAACCCCGTCAACAACCTCACCATTAACCCCGTCAACAACCTCACCATTAACCCCGTCAACGACCCTCCCAGCTTCACCGCCACTAACCCCCATCCCTGTAAACGAAGACAGCGGAACGCAAACCATCACCAACTGGGCAACTTTCAACCCCAGACCGGCTGA
- a CDS encoding VCBS repeat-containing protein has protein sequence MGSSPFSVTSGDFNGDGHLDLAVPNDDSVSLLLGNGSGSFNPHTTFAVGSNPGSVTLKTSTAMATWT, from the coding sequence GTGGGAAGCAGTCCGTTTTCCGTCACCTCTGGAGACTTCAACGGCGATGGCCACCTGGACTTAGCCGTACCGAACGATGACAGCGTCTCACTGCTGCTGGGGAACGGCAGTGGCAGTTTTAACCCCCACACCACCTTTGCCGTGGGAAGCAATCCGGGTTCTGTCACCCTGAAGACTTCAACGGCGATGGCCACCTGGACTTAG
- a CDS encoding FG-GAP repeat protein, which produces MAVLTPKPPFALGIFPYSVTPGDFNGDGHLDLAVANPNNYNVSVLLNTTITVTAVTATTADGSYKAGDTIAITVTFSRTRQRHWHPTLTLNTGANATYSSGSGTDTLTFNYTVAPGDETADLDYSSTTALALSGGTIRNTGNTTDATLTLPTPGAANSLGANKNIIIDGIAPTVTIEQAGGQTDPAPTSPINFTVTFSEAVTGLMLLTSVLPVALRGHLNSYHHRQRHHPIM; this is translated from the coding sequence GTGGCAGTTTTAACCCCCAAACCACCTTTTGCTCTGGGAATCTTTCCGTATTCTGTCACCCCTGGAGACTTCAACGGCGATGGCCACCTGGACTTAGCCGTTGCGAACCCTAACAACTACAACGTCTCAGTGCTGCTGAACACCACCATCACAGTTACTGCCGTCACCGCCACCACTGCTGATGGCAGTTACAAAGCGGGCGATACCATTGCTATTACCGTCACTTTCTCCCGCACCCGTCAACGTCACTGGCACCCCACCCTCACCTTAAACACTGGTGCCAATGCCACCTACAGTTCCGGCAGCGGCACCGATACCCTCACCTTCAACTACACCGTTGCTCCTGGTGACGAAACCGCCGACCTCGACTATAGCAGCACCACCGCCCTGGCTCTGAGCGGCGGTACTATTAGGAACACAGGCAATACCACCGATGCCACCCTCACCCTCCCCACTCCCGGAGCCGCCAACTCCCTTGGTGCCAATAAAAATATCATCATCGATGGTATCGCTCCCACCGTCACCATAGAACAAGCAGGCGGACAAACCGACCCCGCTCCCACTTCTCCCATCAACTTTACTGTCACCTTCTCAGAAGCTGTCACCGGTTTGATGCTACTGACATCAGTTTTACCGGTAGCACTGCGGGGGCACCTTAACTCCTACCATCACCGGCAACGGCACCACCCTATAATGTAG
- a CDS encoding VCBS repeat-containing protein, with translation MGSNPGSVTPGDFNGDGHLDLAVANADSANVSLLLGNGSGSFNPHTTFAVGNFPGSVTPGDFNGDGHLDLAVGNWFSSNFTAAGERQWQF, from the coding sequence GTGGGAAGCAATCCGGGTTCTGTCACCCCTGGAGACTTCAACGGCGATGGCCACCTGGACTTAGCCGTTGCGAACGCTGACAGCGCCAACGTCTCACTGCTGCTGGGGAACGGCAGTGGCAGTTTTAACCCCCACACCACCTTTGCCGTGGGAAACTTTCCGGGTTCTGTCACCCCTGGAGACTTCAACGGCGATGGCCACCTGGACTTAGCCGTGGGGAACTGGTTCAGCTCCAACTTCACTGCTGCTGGGGAACGGCAGTGGCAGTTTTAA